The following are from one region of the Poecilia reticulata strain Guanapo linkage group LG7, Guppy_female_1.0+MT, whole genome shotgun sequence genome:
- the tmem82 gene encoding transmembrane protein 82 → MFSFLTSFLPTSYLLPGWLILDTNPLIGLLQGLVGACGISVLCSLFRVHLLIEESWKEKLNEGTSSGRSSSNPMRAKHGLFGMLQFLFVTGILAVVGSRVASLVVLEFCLRAVSGLLTAGPETRKFLQQLLVQSQFSLGCAISCSLHFLHEGASQRWLCLLLAAALSWYLAKKAAALLHHVIALYKLHSSQRYCGICISLLTSGCYLQPMLCRTMIIAFFVAVLAAVSIINQQFLSATEALRFWTPLTICYTLLVVYMQEEQHRLPSSQAVLNAVVVRLGGLMVLMLTVGRWADVFHILICFLGEASCLIPNMDLLDAASSQDEEDFINYARRDRRQTSQTHVKQHLR, encoded by the exons atgttttcctttctcacCTCGTTTTTGCCGACTTCCTACCTCCTACCAGGATGGCTGATACTCGACACAAACCCTCTGATTGGTTTACTTCAAG GGCTGGTGGGAGCATGTGGGATTTCTGTGCTGTGCTCCCTCTTCAGAGTACATCTATTGATAGAGGAGAG ctggaaagaaaaactgaatgaagGCACGTCAAGTGGGAGGTCAAGCAGTAACCCAATGAGAGCTAAACATGGACTTTTTGGAATGCTCCAGTTTCTCTTTGTGACTGGGATACTGGCCGTTGTGGGGTCCCGCGTGGCGTCACTGGTGGTCCTGGAATTCTGCTTGCGAGCCGTCTCTGGACTGCTCACAGCTGGACCG GAAACCAGGaagtttctgcagcagctgttaGTGCAGAGCCAGTTCTCCTTGGGCTGTGCCATCAGCTGCAGTTTGCACTTTCTCCACGAGGGGGCATCCCAACGCTGGCTGTGCCTTCTCCTGGCAGCAGCTCTCAGTTGGTATCTGGCAAAAAAGGCAGCAGCCCTTCTGCATCATGTCATTGCTCTGTATAAGCTGCACAGCTCCCAGCGCTACTGCGGCATTTGCATCAGCCTGCTCACGTCAGGCTGCTATCTGCAGCCCATGCTTTGCAGGACTATGATCATTGCCTTTTTTGTGGCCGTGCTGGCAGCCGTATCGATCATCAACCAACAGTTTCTCTCTGCAACTGAGGCCTTGAGGTTCTGGACACCGCTGACTATCTGCTACACATTGTTGGTGGTGTACATGCAGG AAGAACAGCATCGTCTCCCGAGCAGCCAAGCTGTCCTCAACGCAGTTGTCGTGCGTCTCGGGGGTTTGATGGTCTTGATGCTAACCGTGGGACGCTGGGCTGATGTGTTCCACATCCTAATATGTTTCCTCGGTGAGGCCAGCTGTCTCATCCCAAACATGGATCTGCTGGATGCAGCATCCTCGCAG GATGAAGAGGATTTTATAAACTATGCAAGAAGAGATCGTCGACAAACATCACAAACACATGTGAAACAGCATCTGAGATAG
- the mad2l2 gene encoding mitotic spindle assembly checkpoint protein MAD2B: MTTLTRQDLNFGQVVADILCEFLEVAIHLILYVREVYPSGIFQKRKKYNVPVQMSCHPELNQYIQDTLHCVKPLIEKNDAEKVVVVIMDKEHHPVERFVFEIFQPPLLSIRFPSSFWTSNTRKDFPWIVXDEQEVHMKEPRLIPLKSMTSDIVKMQLYVEERAQKT; the protein is encoded by the exons ATGACAACCCTGACAAGACAAGACCTTAACTTTGGACAAG TGGTTGCTGATATTTTGTGTGAGTTCCTGGAGGTCGCCATTCATCTCATCCTGTACGTGCGTGAAGTCTATCCCTCTGGAATATTtcagaagaggaagaaataCAATGTACCCGTGCAG ATGTCTTGTCACCCTGAGCTGAATCAGTACATCCAAGACACTTTACATTGTGTGAAGCCGCTCATCGAGAAG AACGATGCAGAGAAGGTGGTCGTGGTCATCATGGACAAAGAGCATCATCCGGTCGAGAGATTTGTGTTTGAGATCTTCCAACCTCCTCTGCTGTCAATCAGGTTTCCGTCCTCATTTTGGACCAGCAATACCCGAAAA GATTTTCCATGGATCGTCGYAGACGAGCAGGAAGTTCACATGAAGGAGCCGAGACTCATTCCACTGAAGTCCATGACGTCCGACATAGTGAAG ATGCAGCTCTACGTGGAGGAGAGAGCCCAGAAAACGTAG
- the slc25a45 gene encoding solute carrier family 25 member 45 codes for MPFLEFVAGSISGAVGIAVGHPLDTVKVRLQAKSAYKGIFDCVAKTYLNEGFHGFFKGMSFPVLTTGLANSIVFGSYSNALDYLSQSDRRLARHCRQVSSLQVFAAGCFSGIVQVLVCAPIDLVKVRLQGQTTAERYRGPVHCVAVILQQEGVRGLYRGVVALALRDVPCYGLYFLPYELTRKALTETGEEPGTFAIMMAGGVAGVVTWACATPMDVVKARLQMSGAGGQQYSGVLHCIRVSLKEEGVRVFFKGLLLNSVRAFPVNAVTFLTYESLLKSFCPPGK; via the exons ATGCCGTTCCTGGAATTTGTAGCTGGGAGCATTTCAG GTGCAGTGGGGATTGCAGTGGGACATCCGTTGGACACAGTGAAG GTGCGTCTGCAAGCCAAGTCTGCGTATAAAGGGATATTTGACTGTGTGGCTAAGACGTACTTGAACGAAGGA TTCCATGGATTCTTCAAGGGTATGTCCTTCCCTGTTTTGACCACTGGCCTCGCCAACTCCATTGTCTTTGGCTCCTACAGTAACGCTTTAGATTACCTCTCTCAGTCTGATCGTCGTCTCGCCAGGCACTGCAGACAAGTGTCTTCACTGCAAGTCTTTGCTGCGGGTTGCTTTTCAGGCATCGTGCAG GTGCTGGTTTGTGCCCCGATTGATCTGGTGAAGGTGCGCCTGCAGGGTCAAACAACGGCCGAGCGGTACCGTGGACCCGTACACTGTGTGGCAGTCATACTCCAGCAGGAGGGGGTCAGGGGTCTCTACAGAGGAGTGGTGGCTCTGGCTCTGAGGGACGTACCGTGCTATGGACTCTATTTCCTGCCTTATGAGCTCACTCGTAAGGCCCTGACTGAGACTGGAGAAGAGCCAG GTACCTTTGCCATAATGATGGCGGGGGGCGTGGCAGGCGTGGTGACCTGGGCGTGTGCCACGCCCATGGACGTTGTGAAAGCTCGGCTCCAGATGTCTGGAGCCGGTGGTCAGCAGTACAGCGGGGTCCTGCACTGCATAAGGGTGAGCCTGAAGGAGGAAGGAGTCAGAGTCTTCTTCAAAGGCCTCCTACTGAACAGCGTCAGGGCGTTCCCCGTCAACGCTGTGACCTTCCTGACCTACGAGAGCCTGCTGAAGAGCTTCTGTCCACCAGGCaaataa